A genomic segment from Nicotiana tabacum cultivar K326 chromosome 7, ASM71507v2, whole genome shotgun sequence encodes:
- the LOC142162127 gene encoding secreted RxLR effector protein 161-like: MQDCRPGVAPVVKGDRLTKDQCLINEVEMRTMKDEPYVSVVGCLIYIQVCTRPDIAFVVNMLGRFSSNPGWAHWVAAKKMTIYLQHTQDFMLLYKKVDDLDLLVYSDSNFAGCQDTTKSISGYIFMLGGGVIFWKSEKQSITTTSTMEAELVLRLLHMLSG, translated from the coding sequence atgcaaGATTGTAGACCTGGTGTTGCACCTGTTGTAAAAGGGGATAGACTTACTAAAGATCAATGTCTGATAAATGAAGTTGAAATGAGAACCATGAAAGATGAGCCATATGTAAGTGTTGTTGGTTGTTTGATTTACATACAGGTTTGTACAAGGCCTGATATTGCATTTGTTGTTAATATGTTGGGAAGATTTTCTTCTAATCCTGGGTGGGCACATTGGGTGGCTGCAAAGAAAATGACGATATATCTACAACACACCCAAGACTTCATGCTTTTGTACAAAAAGGTTGATGATTTGGATCTTCTAGTATATTCAGATTCTAATTTTGCAGGTTGTCAAGACACTACGAAATCAATTTCTGGGTATATTTTTATGTTGGGTGGAGGTGTTATTTTTTGGAAAAGTGAGAAACAGAGCATCACTACCACATCTACAATGGAAGCTGAGCTTGTTTTGAGACTGCTTCACATGCTGTCTGGATGA